One Salinimonas marina DNA segment encodes these proteins:
- a CDS encoding PEP-CTERM sorting domain-containing protein (PEP-CTERM proteins occur, often in large numbers, in the proteomes of bacteria that also encode an exosortase, a predicted intramembrane cysteine proteinase. The presence of a PEP-CTERM domain at a protein's C-terminus predicts cleavage within the sorting domain, followed by covalent anchoring to some some component of the (usually Gram-negative) cell surface. Many PEP-CTERM proteins exhibit an unusual sequence composition that includes large numbers of potential glycosylation sites. Expression of one such protein has been shown restore the ability of a bacterium to form floc, a type of biofilm.): MFTLASFTFLGEALDLVNDVFAFDFERDFSSPTNGFDFLFFDINTTAFGEAEELAVSFYFDRAFPMDSSLEIFSLGGDIVDQAFADDGIEFSVVPEPSVLSVFALGMMLLLTARRQRR; the protein is encoded by the coding sequence ATGTTTACCTTAGCAAGCTTTACGTTTTTGGGTGAAGCCCTGGACCTGGTTAACGATGTGTTTGCGTTTGATTTTGAACGGGATTTTTCATCGCCCACAAATGGTTTTGACTTTCTGTTCTTTGACATCAATACCACTGCCTTTGGTGAGGCTGAAGAGCTGGCGGTAAGCTTTTATTTTGATCGCGCGTTTCCGATGGATAGCTCACTGGAAATCTTCTCGCTAGGAGGAGATATCGTAGATCAGGCGTTTGCCGATGACGGTATTGAGTTTTCGGTAGTGCCTGAACCCTCTGTACTGTCAGTGTTTGCCCTGGGTATGATGCTCTTGTTGACGGCCCGCCGCCAACGTCGCTAA
- a CDS encoding GGDEF domain-containing protein: MFKKGIFYTLLCLLAISSGSAPAQSDSVIYCARENWLPYEGVRNSHHIGLIPEYLRLVSELTGLEFKPLKTVNRQQSLRNLDTNQCQVAVLNQNFGVNDPSIQFSSRFMDIPDVLVTRSGMPMLQGYAGVGERRLAVVEDYQHRDYLNRYYPAIQVIPLASETEGFRALRRGDVDVLVGSLLSVNAHLNKPDGDDFIISGIAQPYDGLHFAVSADAAPWLLPRLEQGIGKVPESRSVALFKQYNPVKVRQRQQLWPMIFIAAVALMFIVIIVWRQRVLSEFRQTLRNQSAELASQQVVILEKSRTIEFLTNHDTVTGLYNRNHFILKGEEEISRFTRFHSPAALVVMELIGVKPVTGEAKKQSDAFFLRIIGKACIASVREVDVVARWSNDQLIFLCPQTGQDDAMTLAHRLLYSIENAAVEAGFEVNIAAGVAGLQTSWSFNDWYEQACSILYQARRQGGGVVSLDYF, from the coding sequence GTGTTTAAAAAAGGGATCTTCTATACGCTGCTTTGCTTACTGGCAATAAGCTCAGGAAGTGCACCTGCTCAGTCTGACTCGGTAATTTATTGCGCCCGGGAAAACTGGCTGCCCTATGAGGGCGTCCGTAACTCCCATCATATTGGCCTGATTCCAGAATATTTGCGCTTAGTGAGCGAGTTAACCGGCCTTGAGTTTAAACCGTTAAAAACGGTAAACCGACAGCAAAGTCTCAGAAATCTGGATACTAACCAGTGTCAGGTCGCGGTACTGAACCAAAATTTCGGGGTTAACGATCCCTCAATTCAATTTTCTTCCCGTTTTATGGACATTCCCGATGTACTTGTAACCCGCAGCGGTATGCCGATGTTACAAGGATACGCAGGGGTGGGTGAACGGCGACTGGCCGTGGTGGAAGATTATCAGCACCGCGATTACCTGAACCGCTACTATCCAGCCATTCAGGTGATTCCGCTGGCCTCTGAAACCGAGGGATTTCGGGCATTACGACGCGGTGACGTAGATGTGCTGGTGGGGTCTTTATTGAGTGTAAATGCCCATCTTAATAAGCCGGATGGCGATGATTTCATCATTAGCGGTATTGCCCAGCCCTATGATGGCCTGCACTTTGCGGTGAGTGCCGATGCCGCCCCCTGGCTGCTGCCCCGGTTAGAACAAGGCATCGGTAAAGTGCCGGAAAGCCGCAGCGTCGCGTTATTTAAACAGTACAACCCGGTAAAAGTGCGTCAGCGCCAGCAACTCTGGCCGATGATTTTCATCGCCGCGGTAGCGCTGATGTTTATAGTTATTATTGTCTGGCGGCAACGGGTGTTAAGCGAATTCAGACAAACCCTGCGTAATCAGTCCGCTGAGCTTGCCTCGCAGCAAGTGGTGATTCTGGAAAAAAGCCGTACTATCGAATTTTTAACTAATCACGATACGGTGACCGGTTTATACAACCGCAACCATTTTATTTTGAAAGGCGAAGAAGAAATTTCAAGGTTTACCCGCTTTCATTCGCCCGCCGCACTGGTGGTGATGGAACTTATTGGCGTAAAACCGGTTACGGGTGAAGCAAAAAAACAAAGTGACGCTTTTTTTCTGCGTATTATCGGCAAGGCATGTATCGCCTCGGTACGCGAGGTTGATGTGGTGGCACGCTGGAGCAATGATCAGCTGATATTTCTTTGTCCCCAAACCGGGCAGGATGATGCGATGACCCTTGCGCATCGCTTGCTGTACAGCATAGAAAATGCCGCCGTAGAAGCCGGGTTTGAAGTGAATATTGCGGCAGGGGTGGCCGGTTTGCAAACCAGTTGGTCGTTCAATGACTGGTACGAACAAGCCTGCAGTATTTTGTATCAGGCCCGCCGCCAGGGAGGCGGGGTGGTGAGTCTGGATTATTTTTAA
- a CDS encoding isovaleryl-CoA dehydrogenase has protein sequence MNTPYPTLNFGLGEDIDMLRDQVYQFAQNEIAPLAAKADEDNMFPNELWPKMGEMGLLGVTVAEKFGGSDMGYLAHTVAMEEISRASAGIGLSYGAHSNLCVNQIHKNGSDAQREKYLPKLVSGEHIGALAMSEPNAGSDVVSMKLRAEKKGDVYVLNGNKMWITNGPDAHTFVIYAKTDTSAGAKGITAFIVEKDTPGFSQAQKLDKLGMRSSNTCELIFDNCEVPAKNILGGEGQGVRVLMSGLDYERLVLSGGPLGIMQACMDVVVPYIHEREQFGQSIGQFQLVQGKVADMYTQMNAARAYVYAVARSCDRGETTRKDAAGAILYSAELATKMALDAIQLLGGNGYVNEYPTGRLLRDAKLYEIGAGTSEIRRMLIGRELFKESE, from the coding sequence ATGAATACTCCGTACCCTACTTTGAACTTTGGCCTGGGCGAAGACATTGATATGTTGCGCGACCAGGTGTATCAGTTTGCCCAGAATGAAATTGCCCCATTGGCGGCCAAAGCCGATGAAGACAATATGTTTCCGAATGAGCTATGGCCAAAAATGGGCGAGATGGGCCTGCTTGGTGTTACCGTTGCCGAAAAATTCGGCGGCAGTGATATGGGTTATCTGGCCCATACTGTGGCTATGGAAGAAATCAGCCGCGCCTCTGCGGGGATTGGTCTGAGTTATGGTGCTCACTCTAATTTATGTGTAAACCAGATTCACAAAAATGGTTCTGATGCACAGCGTGAAAAGTATCTGCCCAAACTGGTAAGCGGTGAGCATATTGGTGCACTGGCGATGAGCGAACCCAATGCCGGTTCTGATGTGGTCAGCATGAAACTTCGCGCCGAGAAAAAAGGCGATGTGTATGTGCTAAACGGCAACAAAATGTGGATCACCAACGGCCCTGATGCCCATACGTTTGTAATTTATGCCAAAACCGACACTTCTGCCGGGGCAAAAGGCATCACCGCGTTTATTGTTGAAAAAGACACCCCTGGATTTTCGCAGGCACAAAAACTCGACAAACTCGGTATGCGCTCATCGAATACCTGCGAGCTGATTTTTGATAACTGTGAAGTTCCTGCCAAGAATATTCTTGGCGGTGAAGGCCAGGGGGTAAGAGTACTGATGAGCGGTCTGGATTACGAGCGGCTGGTATTATCCGGTGGCCCGCTGGGTATCATGCAGGCCTGTATGGATGTGGTGGTCCCTTATATTCACGAACGCGAACAATTTGGCCAGTCGATAGGTCAGTTTCAGCTGGTTCAGGGCAAAGTGGCCGATATGTATACCCAGATGAACGCGGCCCGTGCTTATGTCTACGCAGTAGCCCGCTCCTGTGATCGCGGCGAAACCACCCGCAAGGATGCCGCCGGGGCAATTTTGTATTCTGCGGAACTGGCCACCAAAATGGCACTGGATGCGATTCAACTGCTGGGTGGTAACGGCTATGTGAACGAATACCCTACCGGCCGGCTGTTACGCGATGCCAAATTATATGAAATAGGTGCCGGTACCTCAGAAATCCGTCGCATGCTGATTGGCCGCGAACTGTTTAAAGAGTCTGAGTAA
- a CDS encoding enoyl-CoA hydratase/isomerase family protein, which translates to MSTSSTSSTVLYDVDARGVATVTLNNPQKHNAFDDAMIETLTGYFKQAGADDKVRALVLQAEGKSFSAGANLQWMQRMADYSQAQNEKDAMALATMLQTLYSLPKTTIARIQGAAFGGAVGLIACCDIAIGSRLSKFCLSEVRIGLIPATIAPYVVEAMGARVCRRYFQTAEVFSSRRARRLGLLSEAVTEDELDSTIEDVITQILKNGPQAVGQAKTLVEYVAGVPIDESLMKKTSEWIAKVRVSDEGQQGLKAFLQKEPAPWQENKS; encoded by the coding sequence ATGTCTACTTCTTCTACGTCATCAACCGTTTTATACGATGTTGATGCACGCGGTGTTGCTACGGTAACGCTAAATAATCCGCAAAAGCATAATGCATTTGATGATGCGATGATTGAAACATTAACCGGTTATTTCAAACAGGCCGGTGCCGACGACAAGGTGCGTGCATTGGTGTTGCAGGCCGAAGGTAAGAGCTTTAGCGCCGGTGCTAACCTGCAGTGGATGCAGCGTATGGCTGACTACTCCCAAGCGCAAAATGAAAAAGATGCCATGGCGCTGGCCACGATGCTGCAGACGTTGTACAGCCTGCCCAAAACCACGATTGCCCGGATTCAGGGGGCCGCCTTTGGTGGCGCCGTGGGGCTAATCGCCTGCTGCGACATCGCCATTGGCAGCCGCCTGAGCAAATTCTGCTTAAGCGAAGTGCGTATCGGGCTTATTCCCGCAACGATTGCGCCCTATGTGGTGGAAGCCATGGGTGCCCGGGTTTGTCGCCGCTATTTTCAGACCGCAGAAGTGTTTTCGTCGCGCCGTGCCCGTCGTTTAGGGCTGTTATCTGAAGCCGTTACCGAAGATGAACTGGACTCCACCATCGAGGATGTGATCACTCAGATACTGAAAAACGGACCACAGGCAGTGGGCCAGGCCAAAACCCTGGTGGAATATGTGGCCGGTGTTCCTATCGATGAATCGCTGATGAAAAAAACCAGTGAGTGGATTGCTAAAGTTCGGGTCAGTGATGAAGGTCAGCAGGGTCTAAAGGCATTTTTGCAAAAAGAACCTGCCCCCTGGCAGGAGAACAAATCATGA
- a CDS encoding carboxyl transferase domain-containing protein, with the protein MPVLTTTVNAKSEEFKANQAHMQAQVDDLNDKVTQIMQGGGKQSAERHLSRGKLLPRERIEALLDPCTPFLEISQLAAWEVYDDYVPGAGVIAGIGRVKGVECMVVANDATVKGGTYYPLTVKKHLRAQAIAEENNLPCIYLVDSGGANLPRQDEVFPDKEHFGRIFFNQANMSAKNIPQIAVVMGSCTAGGAYVPAMADVSIIVKEQGTIFLGGPPLVKAATGEVVSAEELGGGDVHTRTSGVADQLANNDHHALTLARDAVSRLNRVKPSLLDTKPAKEPLYAASEMYGIIPKDTRKTFDVREIIARITDGSEFDEFKPLYGTTLVCGFARLYGMPVGIVANNGILFGESALKGAHFIELCATRNIPLVFLQNITGFMVGKQYEAGGIAKHGAKMVTAVACANVPKLTVLIGGSFGAGNYGMCGRAYDPRFLFMWPNARISVMGGEQAAGVLAQVKRDQKERKGEDWSAEEEASFKQPVIDTYESQGHPYYASARLWDDGVIDPADTRLVLGLSLSAALNKPIEPTRFGIFRM; encoded by the coding sequence GTGCCCGTACTTACTACCACTGTTAATGCGAAAAGCGAAGAATTTAAGGCCAACCAGGCGCACATGCAGGCGCAGGTCGATGACCTAAACGACAAAGTCACACAAATTATGCAGGGCGGCGGCAAACAGTCTGCTGAGCGTCATCTGTCCCGGGGCAAACTATTACCCAGAGAGCGCATTGAAGCTCTCCTGGACCCCTGCACGCCGTTTCTGGAAATAAGTCAGCTGGCCGCGTGGGAAGTTTACGATGACTATGTACCGGGTGCTGGCGTTATTGCCGGTATTGGCCGGGTGAAAGGCGTTGAGTGTATGGTGGTGGCTAACGATGCCACTGTTAAAGGCGGTACCTATTATCCGCTTACCGTGAAAAAACATTTGCGGGCTCAGGCCATTGCAGAAGAGAATAATCTGCCCTGTATTTATCTGGTGGACTCAGGCGGCGCCAACCTGCCCCGTCAAGACGAAGTGTTCCCGGACAAAGAACATTTTGGTCGGATATTTTTTAATCAGGCCAATATGTCGGCCAAAAATATTCCTCAGATTGCCGTGGTCATGGGCTCTTGTACCGCCGGCGGTGCCTACGTACCGGCCATGGCCGATGTCAGCATTATTGTTAAAGAACAAGGTACCATCTTTTTAGGTGGACCACCGCTGGTCAAAGCTGCCACGGGTGAAGTGGTCAGTGCTGAGGAGCTCGGTGGTGGTGATGTTCATACCCGCACCTCCGGGGTAGCGGACCAGCTGGCCAACAACGACCATCACGCCTTAACCCTGGCCCGTGATGCGGTGTCCCGGCTGAACCGGGTTAAACCTTCTTTGCTGGATACCAAGCCAGCCAAAGAGCCCCTTTATGCCGCCAGCGAAATGTACGGCATTATTCCCAAAGACACGCGCAAAACCTTTGATGTACGCGAAATTATTGCGCGCATTACCGATGGCTCAGAATTTGATGAGTTCAAGCCGCTATATGGTACGACACTGGTGTGTGGCTTTGCCCGGCTTTACGGCATGCCGGTGGGTATTGTTGCCAACAACGGAATTCTATTCGGCGAAAGTGCGTTGAAAGGCGCCCACTTTATCGAACTGTGTGCCACCCGCAATATCCCGCTGGTATTTTTGCAAAATATCACCGGCTTTATGGTGGGCAAGCAATATGAGGCAGGCGGTATCGCCAAACACGGTGCCAAAATGGTGACGGCGGTGGCCTGCGCCAATGTGCCCAAGCTTACCGTACTGATTGGTGGCAGCTTTGGTGCCGGTAACTATGGTATGTGTGGCCGCGCTTATGACCCCAGATTTTTATTTATGTGGCCGAACGCCCGTATTTCAGTGATGGGCGGCGAACAAGCTGCCGGGGTACTGGCGCAGGTGAAGCGTGACCAGAAAGAACGCAAGGGCGAAGACTGGTCAGCCGAAGAAGAAGCCAGTTTCAAACAACCGGTTATCGATACCTACGAAAGCCAGGGCCATCCCTACTATGCCTCCGCACGTCTGTGGGACGATGGTGTCATCGACCCGGCTGACACCCGTCTGGTGCTGGGCCTGTCATTATCGGCCGCGCTTAATAAACCCATTGAACCGACTCGGTTCGGCATTTTCAGAATGTAA
- a CDS encoding MerR family transcriptional regulator, translating into MNHHKSEPTYTIGELAREFNITPRSIRFYEEQSLMSPARTGQNRIYGNKDRVRLKLILRGKRLGFSLAEVKKLFELYDSNPDSAVQLQTMLQLTEQKRAVLNQQLEDITTLMSELDDVETRCREELSELKRGNIA; encoded by the coding sequence ATGAATCATCACAAATCTGAACCAACCTACACTATTGGTGAGCTGGCACGTGAGTTCAATATCACCCCGCGCTCGATTCGTTTTTACGAAGAGCAAAGTTTGATGAGTCCGGCCCGTACCGGTCAAAACCGAATTTACGGTAACAAAGACCGCGTAAGATTAAAGCTAATCTTACGCGGAAAACGCCTTGGCTTTTCACTGGCTGAAGTGAAAAAGTTATTTGAATTATACGATAGCAATCCAGATTCGGCGGTGCAGCTACAAACTATGCTGCAGCTTACCGAACAAAAACGGGCAGTCCTGAATCAGCAGCTTGAAGACATCACCACCCTGATGAGCGAGCTGGATGATGTAGAGACCCGTTGTCGGGAAGAGCTGTCTGAACTGAAACGAGGAAACATCGCATGA
- a CDS encoding S8 family serine peptidase produces the protein MTFKKHLLGTMVSMAVTAAMVPAAIAGHQVTVVEPGKLKQVGPVQPARAKSGVYIVQLKDAAAITYAGEIGELVPSNQAVAVTGNRYNAKSSKIQAYTNKLKSRQQQIASASGTVDILHNYVHTFNGFAAAMSKSQAEALRSNPDVVGVWEDEMFTIDTANTPEFLGLTGPGGQHSLGIKGEDVVVGILDTGITPENPSFADDGSYSDPATLGWNGECVTGEDESFSCNNKLIGARYYGDTFASVYDIQTELGEFLSPRDADGHGSHTASTAAGNEGVVAMKNGAELGVMSGIAPRARVAAYKVCWNSDYTTPDGEDQAGCFPTDSMAAIDQAVEDGVDVLNFSIGGSRTDLTYPSTSAMLRAADAGVFVAVSAGNSGPAAQTIGTPAPWVTTVGASTYDGESKTNAMVASIDGSEQRFGFVEGSITKPLSETGPIAGDLVLAEPLRACYDDGETPTPLANADDVNGNIVLIQRGDCAFTQKVTRAVESGASAVVVYTVEGNPITSLGGDYVGQIPGGMIGAQDGDTLAAALANNEAVSVELSASIFMDQTEVGNMMAGFSSRGPNASTLDVIKPDITAPGVRILAATTDTPMFGEKGQQVAYLSGTSMSSPHIAGMAALLMGQHPDWTPAQVKSALMTTAYQDVTKEDGVIPADPFDFGAGHASPVSAMEPGLTYNAEFFDYMAFMCGLEEDAFVLEASGFSCGAYENAGFLTDPSQLNYPSIAIGELQGSQTVFRTVTDVSGMGGNYTVSLEGLEGLDVSVATYNGDGELTESDNVVVSENGRAAYGITFAKNNEAVIGQWIFGAITLTGADGKVVRSPIAVMPAVDVQIDVPDSVSLELRRGRASFPVQMKYSGRTSIDYAGLAEAEYFNGQVTQDPSQSFEFLGAGTVYTTWSVPAGSTVARFSMRDELVEKEGADLDLYVYRCIEYSCTQLDSSLNAGSNEDVIITNPEPAAGEQPGNFYLTFVHGWFVPDGVTNFSVQGWVVDEKNRNTRVTSSRRAVEGRFNNVNVVTRGLSEGIHMGSVSFYDSEGNLQGTTVMEVRN, from the coding sequence ATGACGTTCAAGAAACATCTATTGGGAACTATGGTCTCAATGGCAGTCACCGCTGCAATGGTGCCTGCTGCAATCGCGGGCCATCAGGTTACCGTTGTAGAGCCAGGGAAACTTAAACAAGTTGGTCCGGTACAGCCGGCCCGGGCAAAATCAGGCGTATACATTGTTCAGCTAAAAGACGCCGCAGCCATTACCTATGCAGGTGAAATTGGCGAATTAGTGCCAAGCAATCAGGCGGTGGCGGTTACCGGTAACCGTTACAATGCCAAAAGCAGCAAAATTCAGGCATACACCAACAAACTAAAATCCCGTCAGCAACAAATCGCCAGTGCCTCAGGCACGGTAGATATTCTGCATAACTATGTGCATACCTTTAACGGTTTTGCCGCCGCTATGTCTAAGTCTCAGGCCGAAGCATTGCGTTCAAATCCCGATGTAGTGGGCGTCTGGGAAGACGAAATGTTCACCATCGATACTGCTAATACCCCTGAATTTTTAGGATTAACTGGCCCCGGCGGTCAGCATTCTTTAGGCATAAAGGGTGAAGATGTCGTGGTGGGTATTCTGGATACCGGTATTACCCCTGAAAATCCAAGTTTTGCCGACGATGGCAGTTATTCAGATCCGGCCACACTGGGCTGGAATGGTGAATGTGTCACCGGCGAAGACGAAAGCTTTTCCTGTAACAACAAATTGATTGGCGCACGCTATTATGGTGACACCTTTGCCTCAGTGTATGACATCCAAACCGAACTGGGTGAATTCTTAAGCCCCCGGGATGCCGATGGGCATGGTAGCCACACAGCCAGCACAGCGGCGGGTAACGAAGGTGTGGTGGCCATGAAAAATGGCGCCGAACTGGGTGTAATGTCGGGTATTGCACCGCGCGCGCGGGTTGCAGCTTACAAAGTGTGCTGGAATTCAGATTACACTACGCCAGATGGCGAAGACCAGGCAGGCTGTTTCCCAACGGATTCCATGGCCGCCATCGATCAGGCGGTTGAAGATGGTGTTGATGTTCTTAACTTCTCGATTGGTGGTAGTCGCACCGACCTGACCTATCCTTCCACCTCGGCAATGTTACGCGCCGCGGATGCCGGTGTATTTGTAGCGGTATCTGCAGGTAACTCCGGCCCCGCAGCCCAGACCATCGGCACCCCGGCGCCATGGGTCACTACCGTGGGCGCTTCAACCTATGATGGTGAAAGCAAAACCAATGCTATGGTGGCCTCGATTGATGGTAGTGAGCAGCGATTTGGTTTTGTTGAAGGCTCAATCACTAAGCCACTGTCTGAAACTGGTCCTATTGCGGGCGACCTGGTGTTAGCCGAGCCTTTGCGTGCTTGTTATGATGATGGTGAAACACCGACGCCACTTGCCAATGCAGATGACGTGAACGGTAATATTGTACTGATTCAACGCGGCGACTGTGCATTTACCCAGAAAGTTACCCGCGCCGTGGAATCTGGTGCGTCAGCGGTGGTGGTTTATACGGTAGAAGGCAACCCGATTACCTCTTTGGGCGGCGATTATGTTGGGCAAATCCCAGGTGGTATGATTGGCGCCCAGGATGGCGATACTCTGGCGGCAGCCTTAGCCAACAATGAAGCGGTATCGGTAGAACTTAGTGCGTCTATCTTTATGGATCAGACCGAAGTGGGCAATATGATGGCGGGGTTCTCGTCGCGTGGTCCTAATGCTTCGACCCTGGATGTGATTAAACCTGATATTACCGCTCCGGGCGTTCGCATTCTGGCAGCCACTACCGATACACCGATGTTTGGTGAAAAGGGCCAGCAGGTGGCGTACCTAAGTGGTACCTCAATGTCATCGCCGCACATTGCGGGTATGGCAGCCTTACTGATGGGTCAGCACCCAGACTGGACGCCGGCGCAGGTCAAGTCCGCCTTGATGACCACAGCGTATCAGGATGTCACCAAAGAAGATGGTGTGATTCCGGCTGACCCCTTTGATTTTGGGGCGGGTCATGCATCACCGGTTAGCGCGATGGAACCAGGACTGACATACAATGCCGAATTCTTTGATTATATGGCCTTTATGTGCGGCCTGGAAGAAGACGCCTTTGTACTAGAGGCCAGCGGTTTCAGTTGTGGTGCTTATGAAAATGCAGGCTTTTTGACCGATCCTTCACAGCTAAACTATCCCTCTATTGCCATTGGTGAATTGCAGGGCAGTCAGACTGTTTTCAGAACCGTAACCGATGTGTCAGGCATGGGTGGCAACTACACCGTTAGCCTGGAAGGTCTGGAAGGCCTGGATGTTTCAGTAGCCACCTACAATGGCGATGGTGAATTGACAGAAAGTGACAATGTGGTGGTATCTGAAAATGGTCGGGCTGCGTACGGCATCACCTTTGCGAAAAACAACGAGGCGGTGATCGGCCAGTGGATTTTTGGTGCGATTACCCTGACCGGTGCAGATGGCAAGGTAGTTCGCAGTCCTATCGCGGTGATGCCTGCGGTGGATGTGCAGATTGATGTGCCTGACTCGGTATCGCTTGAACTTCGTCGTGGCCGTGCATCGTTCCCGGTACAAATGAAGTATTCAGGGCGCACCAGCATTGATTATGCCGGGTTGGCCGAAGCCGAATACTTTAACGGTCAGGTAACGCAGGATCCATCACAGTCCTTCGAATTCCTGGGCGCAGGCACAGTGTACACCACCTGGTCGGTGCCTGCAGGCTCTACCGTGGCGCGTTTCTCGATGCGCGATGAACTGGTAGAAAAAGAAGGCGCGGATCTGGATTTGTATGTGTACCGCTGTATTGAGTACTCGTGCACACAGCTTGACTCTTCTTTAAATGCCGGCTCTAACGAAGATGTCATTATCACTAATCCTGAGCCGGCTGCCGGTGAGCAACCAGGTAACTTCTACCTGACATTTGTGCATGGCTGGTTCGTGCCTGATGGTGTTACCAACTTCAGCGTTCAGGGCTGGGTGGTAGATGAGAAAAATCGAAATACTCGGGTGACCTCATCTCGCCGGGCGGTAGAAGGGCGCTTTAACAATGTGAATGTAGTCACCCGTGGTTTGAGCGAGGGCATCCATATGGGCAGTGTCAGCTTCTACGATAGCGAAGGTAACCTTCAGGGCACCACCGTAATGGAAGTTCGTAACTAA